The following are encoded together in the Vidua macroura isolate BioBank_ID:100142 chromosome 6, ASM2450914v1, whole genome shotgun sequence genome:
- the LOC128809061 gene encoding LOW QUALITY PROTEIN: inositol 1,4,5-trisphosphate receptor-interacting protein-like 1 (The sequence of the model RefSeq protein was modified relative to this genomic sequence to represent the inferred CDS: substituted 1 base at 1 genomic stop codon): MQAQPLTGEPWAGHRAAAASVAPGAVAXPLLPASCLGPCLSYAQNPEHPVLPPATSSSLPPCPTQGLLSLLLQIMDAVVFLFVLLKSLILYPPPVGDVLDEETHLRMEARAMHLEWERLRLEQEVEQLSQEKVQVLQLLALAVLLVLLLVLWLIGWKSSLRREENEEENDDANGEEAGNVAANEEGNVGNEVVNEAAIAENNDVEIVVEEEEDNDFDDRAGRVIMERIHWPAQDLRAGCEWTTDLLDNYTVYFGHVLSDSFYPVLQRAIGVGSAFEGWSPREEDVVHRVFIPMTPPRGHSFHLELDSAGLGHVRNFRVRVQLECTCTRQQQDENMLCFLHHPEEELRRNQGPSLLDTLCTGSYLDVQKTARWFRQLVKAIWPALPQAHNWHLMLLPSTRSCQFKVSNGEASFRIEMLFGVRRGDSDVFVSSQPGCAGTPSTLWPETYDVAEMKFFKHIARQAPFDSLHLRCLQLFCRLLLGIDFSTYTMKTIVMHLLNTIPASQWRRRHFPRRLKDISERLLLSLEAKCLNHFIVGNQRLSQDIKLPPDVQMAEPPNLFYRLAMDPDAHSQGLSEYLDLQRRLSAILKPDD; the protein is encoded by the coding sequence ATGCAGGCACAGCCCCTGACGGGAGAGCCTTGGGCAGgccacagggctgctgctgcttctgtagcTCCAGGGGCAGTGGCATAGCCcttgctgcctgccagctgTCTGGGGCCCTGTCTTTCCTACGCCCAGAACCCTGAGCATCCTGTCCTCCCTCCAGCAACCAGTagttccctccctccctgccccactcaaggccttctctccctcctcctgcagatcATGGATGCAGTTGTATTCCTCTTCGTGCTCTTGAAAAGTCTCATCCTGTATCCGCCACCCGTGGGGGATGTTTTGGATGAGGAAACACATCTGCGCATGGAAGCGCGCGCAATGCACCTGGAATGGGAGAGGCTTcggctggagcaggaggtggagcagctctcccaggagaAGGTGCAGGTCTTGCAGCTCTTAGCTCTTGCTGTGCTCCTGGTCCTTCTCTTGGTCCTGTGGTTGATTGGGTGGAAAAGCAGcctgaggagagaggagaatgaagaagaaaacGATGATGCAAATGGAGAGGAAGCTGGCAATGTTGCTGCAAATGAAGAAGGCAATGTTGGAAATGAAGTTGTCAATGAGGCTGCAATTGCAGAAAACAATGATGTTGAAATTGTTgttgaagaagaagaagacaacGATTTTGACGATCGTGCTGGACGAGTTATAATGGAGCGCATCCACTGGCCTGCACAGGACCTACGGGCAGGCTGCGAGTGGACAACTGACCTGTTGGACAATTATACGGTTTATTTTGGACATGTCCTGTCCGACAGTTTCTACCCAGTCCTGCAACGAGCCATCGGGGTGGGCAGTGCCTTTGAAGGTTGGAGTCCCCGTGAGGAGGATGTCGTGCACCGTGTGTTCATCCCCATGACTCCTCCCCGAGGCCACAGCTTCCACCTGGAGCTGgacagtgcagggctggggcacgtGAGGAACTTCCGTGTCCGCGTGCAGCTGGAGTGCACCTGCacgaggcagcagcaggatgagaaCATGCTGTGCTTCCTGCACCATCCCgaggaggagctgaggaggaATCAGGGTCCCAGCCTCCTAGACACCCTGTGCACCGGCTCCTACCTGGACGTGCAGAAAACTGCCCGCTGGTTCCGGCAACTGGTGAAAGCAATCTGGCCAGCTTTGCCTCAGGCACACAACTGGCATTTAATGCTGCTGCCCTCCACACGCTCCTGCCAATTCAAAGTGAGCAATGGAGAAGCAAGCTTCAGGATTGAGATGCTGTTTGGTGTGCGGAGAGGTGACTCAGACGTCTTTGTGAGTAGCCAGCCAGGATGTGCTGGAACCCCAAGCACTCTGTGGCCTGAGACCTATGATGTGGCAGAGATGAAGTTCTTCAAGCACATTGCCAGGCAGGCCCCCTTTGACAGCTTGCACCTGAGATGCCTGCAGCTCTTCTGCCGTCTTCTGCTGGGCATAGACTTTTCCACCTACACCATGAAGACCATTGTCATGCACCTCCTGAACACCATTCCTGCGTCTCAGTGGCGCAGGAGACATTTCCCGAGGCGACTGAAGGATATCAGCGAGCGACTGCTCCTATCCCTGGAAGCGAAATGCCTCAACCACTTCATTGTGGGTAACCAGAGGCTTTCTCAGGACATCAAGTTGCCCCCTGATGTTCAAATGGCTGAGCCACCCAACCTCTTCTATCGCCTAGCGATGGATCCGGATGCCCACTCGCAGGGGCTAAGCGAGTACCTGGATCTGCAACGTCGGCTTTCAGCGATCCTGAAGCCTGACGATTGA
- the LOC128808973 gene encoding LOW QUALITY PROTEIN: inositol 1,4,5-trisphosphate receptor-interacting protein-like 1 (The sequence of the model RefSeq protein was modified relative to this genomic sequence to represent the inferred CDS: substituted 1 base at 1 genomic stop codon) has product MDAEVFLFVLLKSLILYPPPVGDGLDEETHLRMEARAMHLEWERLRLEQEVEQLSQEKVQVLQLLALAVLLVLLLVLWLIGWKSSLRREENEEENHGVNEEEVGNVAANEDDNVGNEVVNEAAIAENNNDVANVVQEEDSDFDDGAGRIIMERTRWIVQDLRAGCERTSDLENYKIYVGHVLSNSSYPVLQRAIGVGSAFEGWSPREEDVVHRVLIPMTPPRGHSFHLELDSAGLGHVRNFRVRVQLECTXTRQQQDENMLCFLHHPEEELRRNQGLSLLDTQCDGSYLDVQKTARWFRQLVKAIWPALPQAHNWHLMLLPSTRSCQFKVSNGEASFRIEMLFGVRRGDSDVFVSSQPGCAGTPSTLWPETYDVAEMKFFKHIARQAPFDSLHLRCLQLFCHLLLGIDFSTYTMKTIVMHLLNTVPASQWRRRHFPRRLKDISERLLLSLEAKCLNHFIVGNQRLPQDIKLPPDVQMAEPPNLFYRLAVDPDAHSQGLSEYLDLQRRLSAILKPDD; this is encoded by the coding sequence ATGGATGCAGAAGTATTCCTCTTCGTGCTCTTGAAAAGTCTCATCCTGTATCCGCCACCCGTGGGGGACGGTTTGGATGAGGAAACACATCTGCGCATGGAAGCGCGCGCAATGCACCTGGAATGGGAGAGGCTTcggctggagcaggaggtggagcagctctcccaggagaAGGTGCAGGTCTTGCAGCTCTTAGCTCTTGCTGTGCTCCTGGTCCTTCTCTTGGTCCTGTGGTTGATTGGGTGGAAAAGCAGcctgaggagagaggagaatgaagaagaaaacCATGGTGTAAATGAAGAGGAAGTTGGTAATGTTGCTGCAAATGAAGACGACAATGTGGGAAATGAAGTTGTCAATGAGGCTGCAATTGCAGAAAACAACAATGATGTTGCAAATGTAGTCCAAGAAGAAGACAGCGATTTTGACGATGGTGCTGGACGAATTATAATGGAGCGCACACGGTGGATTGTACAGGACCTACGGGCAGGCTGCGAGCGGACATCTGACCTGGAAAATTATAAGATTTATGTTGGACATGTCCTGTCCAACAGTTCCTACCCAGTCCTGCAACGAGCCATCGGGGTGGGCAGTGCCTTTGAAGGTTGGAGTCCCCGTGAGGAGGATGTCGTGCACCGCGTGCTCATCCCCATGACTCCTCCCCGAGGCCACAGCTTCCACCTGGAGCTGgacagtgcagggctggggcacgtGAGGAACTTCCGTGTCCGCGTGCAGCTGGAGTGCACCTGAacgaggcagcagcaggatgagaaCATGTTGTGCTTCCTGCACCACCCCgaggaggagctgaggaggaATCAGGGTCTCAGCCTCCTAGACACCCAGTGCGACGGCTCCTACCTGGACGTGCAGAAAACTGCCCGCTGGTTCCGGCAACTGGTGAAAGCAATCTGGCCAGCTTTGCCTCAGGCACACAACTGGCATTTAATGCTGCTGCCCTCCACACGCTCCTGCCAATTCAAAGTGAGCAACGGAGAAGCAAGCTTCAGGATTGAGATGCTGTTTGGCGTGCGGAGAGGTGACTCAGACGTCTTTGTGAGCAGCCAGCCAGGATGTGCTGGAACCCCAAGCACTCTGTGGCCTGAGACCTATGATGTGGCAGAGATGAAGTTCTTCAAGCACATTGCCAGGCAGGCCCCCTTTGACAGCTTGCACCTGAGATGcctgcagctcttctgccaTCTTCTGCTGGGCATAGACTTTTCCACCTACACCATGAAGACCATTGTCATGCACCTCCTGAACACCGTTCCTGCGTCTCAGTGGCGCAGGAGACATTTCCCGAGGCGACTGAAGGATATCAGCGAGAGACTGCTCCTATCCCTGGAAGCGAAATGCCTCAACCACTTCATTGTGGGTAACCAGAGGCTTCCTCAGGACATCAAGTTGCCCCCTGATGTTCAAATGGCTGAGCCACCCAACCTCTTCTATCGCCTAGCGGTGGATCCGGATGCCCACTCGCAGGGGCTAAGCGAGTACCTGGATCTGCAACGTCGGCTTTCAGCGATCCTGAAGCCTGACGATTGA
- the LOC128809120 gene encoding inositol 1,4,5-trisphosphate receptor-interacting protein-like 1 yields the protein MDAVVFLFVLLKSLILYPPPVGDGLDEETHLRMEARAMHLEWERLRLEQEVEQLSQEKVQVLQLLALAVLLVLLLVLWLIGWKSSLRREENEEENDDANGEEVGNVAANAENNNDVEIVVVEEEDNDFDDRAGRVIMERIHWPAQDLRAGCEWTTDLLENYTVYFGHVLSDSFYPVLKRAIGVGSAFEGWSPREEDVVHRVLIPMTPPRGHSFHLELDSAGLGHVRNFRVRVQLECTCTRQQQDENMLCFLHHPEEELRRNQGPSLLDTLCTGSYLDVQKTARWFRQLVKAIWPALPQAHNWHLMLLPSTRSCQFKVSNGEASFRIEMLFGVRRGDSDVFVSSQPGCAGTPSTLWPETYDVAEKKFFKHIARQAPFDSLHLRCLQLFCRLLLGIDFSTYTMKTIVMHLLNTIPASQWRRRHFPRRLKDISERLLLSLEAKCLNHFIVGNQRLPQDIKLPPDVQMAEPPNLFYRLAMDPDAHSQGLSEYLDLQRRLSAILKPDD from the coding sequence ATGGATGCAGTTGTATTCCTCTTCGTGCTCTTGAAAAGTCTCATCCTGTATCCGCCACCCGTGGGGGACGGTTTGGATGAGGAAACACATCTGCGCATGGAAGCGCGCGCAATGCACCTGGAATGGGAGAGGCTTcggctggagcaggaggtggagcagctctcccaggagaAGGTGCAGGTCTTGCAGCTCTTAGCTCTTGCTGTGCTCCTGGTCCTTCTCTTGGTCCTGTGGTTGATTGGGTGGAAAAGCAGcctgaggagagaggagaacGAAGAAGAAAACGATGATGCAAATGGAGAGGAAGTTGGCAATGTTGctgcaaatgcagaaaacaaCAATGATGTTGAAATTGTTGTTGTTGAAGAAGAAGACAACGATTTTGACGATCGTGCTGGACGAGTTATAATGGAGCGCATCCACTGGCCTGCACAGGACCTACGGGCAGGCTGCGAGTGGACAACTGACCTGTTGGAAAATTATACGGTTTATTTTGGACATGTCCTGTCCGACAGTTTCTACCCAGTCCTGAAACGAGCCATCGGGGTGGGCAGTGCCTTTGAAGGTTGGAGTCCCCGTGAGGAGGATGTCGTGCACCGCGTGCTCATCCCCATGACTCCTCCCCGAGGCCACAGCTTCCACCTGGAGCTGgacagtgcagggctggggcacgtGAGGAACTTCCGTGTCCGCGTGCAGCTGGAGTGCACCTGCacgaggcagcagcaggatgagaaCATGCTGTGCTTCCTGCACCACCCCgaggaggagctgaggaggaATCAGGGTCCCAGCCTCCTAGACACCCTGTGCACCGGCTCCTACCTGGACGTGCAGAAAACTGCCCGCTGGTTCCGGCAACTGGTGAAAGCAATCTGGCCAGCTTTGCCTCAGGCACACAACTGGCATTTAATGCTGCTGCCCTCCACACGCTCCTGCCAATTCAAAGTGAGCAATGGAGAAGCAAGCTTCAGGATTGAGATGCTGTTTGGTGTGCGGAGAGGTGACTCAGACGTCTTTGTGAGTAGCCAGCCAGGATGTGCTGGAACCCCAAGCACTCTGTGGCCTGAGACCTATGATGTGGCAGAGAAGAAGTTCTTCAAGCACATTGCCAGGCAGGCCCCCTTTGACAGCTTGCACCTGAGATGCCTGCAGCTCTTCTGCCGTCTTCTGCTGGGCATAGACTTTTCCACCTACACCATGAAGACCATTGTCATGCACCTCCTGAACACCATTCCTGCGTCTCAGTGGCGCAGGAGACATTTCCCGAGGCGACTGAAGGATATCAGCGAGAGACTGCTCCTATCCCTGGAAGCGAAATGCCTCAACCACTTCATTGTGGGTAACCAGAGGCTTCCTCAGGACATCAAGTTGCCCCCTGATGTTCAAATGGCTGAGCCACCCAACCTCTTCTATCGCCTAGCGATGGATCCGGATGCCCACTCGCAGGGGCTAAGTGAGTACCTGGATCTGCAACGTCGGCTTTCAGCGATCCTGAAGCCTGACGATTGA
- the LOC128808486 gene encoding LOW QUALITY PROTEIN: inositol 1,4,5-trisphosphate receptor-interacting protein-like 1 (The sequence of the model RefSeq protein was modified relative to this genomic sequence to represent the inferred CDS: substituted 1 base at 1 genomic stop codon) produces MDAEVFLFVLLKSLILYPPPVGDGLDEETHLRMEVRAMHLEWERLRLEQEVEQLSQEKVQVLQLLALAVLLVLLLVLWLIGWKSSLRREENEEENHGVNEEEVGNVAANEDDNVGNEVVNEAAIAENNNDVANVVQEEDSDFDDGAGQIIMERTRWIVQDLRAGCERTSDLENYKIYVGHDLSNSSYPVLQRAIGVGSAFEGWSPREEDVVHRVFIPMTLPRGHSFHLELDSAGLGHVRNFRVRVQLECTXTRQQQDENMLCLLHHPKEELRRNQGPSLLDTLCTGSYLDVQKTARWFRQLVKAIWPALPQAHKWNLVLLPSTRSCQFKVSNGEASFRIEMLFGVRRGDSDVFVSSQPGCAGSPSTLWPETYDVAEMKFFKHIARQAPLDSLHLRCLQLFCRLLLGIDFSTYTMKTIVMHLLNTVPASQWCRRHFPRRLKDISERLLLSLEAKCLNHFIVGNQRLSQDIKLPPDVQMAEPPNLFYRLAMDPDAHSQGLSEYLDLQRRISAILKPDD; encoded by the coding sequence ATGGATGCAGAAGTATTCCTCTTCGTGCTCTTGAAAAGTCTCATCCTGTATCCGCCACCCGTGGGGGACGGTTTGGATGAGGAAACACATCTGCGCATGGAAGTGCGCGCAATGCACCTGGAATGGGAGAGGCTTcggctggagcaggaggtggagcagctctcccaggagaAGGTGCAGGTCTTGCAGCTCTTAGCTCTTGCTGTGCTCCTGGTCCTTCTCTTGGTCCTGTGGTTGATTGGGTGGAAAAGCAGcctgaggagagaggagaatgaagaagaaaacCATGGTGTAAATGAAGAGGAAGTTGGTAATGTTGCTGCAAATGAAGACGACAATGTGGGAAATGAAGTTGTCAATGAGGCTGCAATTGCAGAAAACAACAATGATGTTGCAAATGTAGTCCAAGAAGAAGACAGCGATTTTGACGATGGTGCTGGACAAATTATAATGGAGCGCACACGGTGGATTGTACAGGACCTACGGGCAGGCTGCGAGCGGACATCTGACCTGGAAAATTATAAGATTTATGTTGGACATGACCTGTCCAACAGTTCCTACCCAGTCCTGCAACGAGCCATCGGGGTGGGCAGTGCCTTTGAAGGTTGGAGTCCCCGTGAGGAGGATGTCGTGCACCGCGTGTTCATCCCCATGACTCTTCCCCGAGGCCACAGCTTCCACCTGGAGCTGgacagtgcagggctggggcacgtGAGGAACTTCCGTGTCCGCGTGCAGCTGGAGTGCACCTGAacgaggcagcagcaggatgagaaCATGCTGTGCTTGCTGCACCATCCCAaggaggagctgaggaggaATCAGGGTCCCAGCCTCCTAGACACCCTGTGCACCGGCTCCTACCTGGACGTGCAGAAAACTGCCCGCTGGTTCCGGCAACTGGTGAAAGCAATCTGGCCAGCTTTGCCTCAGGCACACAAGTGGAACCTTGTGCTGCTGCCCTCCACACGCTCCTGCCAATTCAAAGTGAGCAACGGAGAAGCAAGCTTCAGGATTGAGATGCTGTTTGGCGTGCGGAGAGGTGACTCAGATGTCTTTGTGAGCAGCCAGCCAGGATGTGCTGGAAGCCCAAGCACTCTGTGGCCTGAGACCTATGATGTGGCAGAGATGAAGTTCTTCAAGCACATTGCCAGGCAGGCCCCCCTTGACAGCTTGCACCTGAGATGCCTGCAGCTCTTCTGCCGTCTTCTGCTGGGCATAGACTTTTCCACCTACACCATGAAGACCATTGTCATGCACCTCCTGAACACCGTTCCTGCGTCTCAGTGGTGCAGGAGACATTTCCCGAGGCGACTGAAGGATATCAGCGAGAGACTGCTCTTATCCCTGGAAGCGAAATGCCTCAACCACTTCATTGTGGGTAACCAGAGGCTTTCTCAGGACATCAAGTTGCCCCCTGATGTTCAAATGGCTGAGCCACCCAACCTCTTCTATCGCCTAGCGATGGATCCGGATGCCCACTCACAGGGGCTAAGCGAGTACCTGGATCTGCAACGTCGAATTTCAGCGATCCTGAAGCCTGACGATTGA
- the LOC128809093 gene encoding inositol 1,4,5-trisphosphate receptor-interacting protein-like 1 has protein sequence MDAEVFLFVLLKSLILYPPPVGDGLDEETHLRMEVRAMHLEWERLRLEQEVEQLSQEKVQVLQLLALAVLLVLLLVLWLIGWKSSLRREENEEENDDANGEEVGNVAANAENNNDVEIVVEEEEDNDFDDRAGRVIMERIHWPAQDLRAGCEWTTDLLENYTVYFGHVLSDSFYPVLQRAIGVGSAFEGWSPREEDVVHRVFIPMTPPRGHSFHLELDSAGLGHVRNFRVRVQLECTCTRQQQDENMLCFLHHPEEELRRNQGPSLLDTLCTGSYLDVQKTARWFRQLVKAIWPALPQAHNWHLMLLPSTRSCQFKVSNGEASFRIEMLFGVRRGDSDVFVSSQPGCAGTPSTLWPETYDVAEMKFFKHIARQAPFDSLHLRCLKLFCHLLLGIDFSTYTMKTIVMHLLNIVPASQWRRRHFPRRLKDISERLLLSLEAKCLNHFIVGNQRLPQDIKLPPDVQMAEPPNLFYRLAVDPDAHSQGLSEYLDLQRRLSAILKPDD, from the coding sequence ATGGATGCAGAAGTATTCCTCTTCGTGCTCTTGAAAAGTCTCATCCTGTATCCGCCACCCGTGGGGGACGGTTTGGATGAGGAAACACATCTGCGCATGGAAGTGCGCGCAATGCACCTGGAATGGGAGAGGCTTcggctggagcaggaggtggagcagctctcccaggagaAGGTGCAGGTCTTGCAGCTCTTAGCTCTTGCTGTGCTCCTGGTCCTTCTCTTGGTCCTGTGGTTGATTGGGTGGAAAAGCAGcctgaggagagaggagaacGAAGAAGAAAACGATGATGCAAATGGAGAGGAAGTTGGCAATGTTGctgcaaatgcagaaaacaaCAATGATGTTGAAATTGTTgttgaagaagaagaagacaacGATTTTGACGATCGTGCTGGACGAGTTATAATGGAGCGCATCCACTGGCCTGCACAGGACCTACGGGCAGGCTGCGAGTGGACAACTGACCTGTTGGAAAATTATACGGTTTATTTTGGACATGTCCTGTCCGACAGTTTCTACCCAGTCCTGCAACGAGCCATCGGGGTGGGCAGTGCCTTTGAAGGTTGGAGTCCCCGTGAGGAGGATGTCGTGCACCGTGTGTTCATCCCCATGACTCCTCCCCGAGGCCACAGCTTCCACCTGGAGCTGgacagtgcagggctggggcacgtGAGGAACTTCCGTGTCCGCGTGCAGCTGGAGTGCACCTGCacgaggcagcagcaggatgagaaCATGCTGTGCTTCCTGCACCATCCCgaggaggagctgaggaggaATCAGGGTCCCAGCCTCCTAGACACCCTGTGCACCGGCTCCTACCTGGACGTGCAGAAAACTGCCCGCTGGTTCCGGCAACTGGTGAAAGCAATCTGGCCAGCTTTGCCTCAGGCACACAACTGGCATTTAATGCTGCTGCCCTCCACACGCTCCTGCCAATTCAAAGTGAGCAATGGAGAAGCAAGCTTCAGGATTGAGATGCTGTTTGGGGTGCGGAGAGGTGACTCAGACGTCTTTGTGAGTAGCCAGCCAGGATGTGCTGGAACCCCAAGCACTCTGTGGCCTGAGACCTATGATGTGGCAGAGATGAAGTTCTTCAAGCACATTGCCAGGCAGGCCCCCTTTGACAGCTTGCACCTGAGATGCCTGAAGCTGTTCTGCCATCTTCTGCTGGGCATAGACTTTTCCACCTACACCATGAAGACCATTGTCATGCACCTCCTGAACATCGTTCCTGCGTCTCAGTGGCGCAGGAGACATTTCCCGAGGCGACTGAAGGATATCAGCGAGAGACTGCTCCTATCCCTGGAAGCGAAATGCCTCAACCACTTCATTGTGGGTAACCAGAGGCTTCCTCAGGACATCAAGTTGCCCCCTGATGTTCAAATGGCTGAGCCACCCAACCTCTTCTATCGCCTAGCGGTGGATCCGGATGCCCACTCGCAGGGGCTAAGCGAGTACCTGGATCTGCAACGTCGGCTTTCAGCGATCCTGAAGCCTGACGATTGA
- the LOC128808496 gene encoding LOW QUALITY PROTEIN: inositol 1,4,5-trisphosphate receptor-interacting protein-like 1 (The sequence of the model RefSeq protein was modified relative to this genomic sequence to represent the inferred CDS: substituted 1 base at 1 genomic stop codon), with protein MDAEVFLFVLLKSLILYPPPVGDGLDEETHLRMEVRAMHLEWERLRLEQEVEQLSQEKVQVLQLLALAVLLVLLLVLWLIGWKSSLRREENEEENHGVNEEEVGNVAANEDDNVGNEVVNEAAIAENNNDVANVVQEEDSDFDDGAGQIIMERTRWIVQDLRAGCERTSDLENYKIYVGHDLSNSSYPVLQRAIGVGSAFEGWSPREEDVVHRMFIPMTPPRGHSFHLELDSAGLGHVRNFRVRVQLECTXTRQQQDENMLCFLHHPEEELRRNQGPSLLDTLCTGSYLDVQKTARWFRQLVKAIWPALPQAHNWHLMLLPSTRSCQFKVSNGEASFRIEMLFGVRRGDSDVFVSSQPGCAGTPSTLWPETYDVAEMKFFKHIARQAPFDSLHLRCLQLFCRLLLGIDFSTYTMKTIVMHLLNTVPASQWCRRHFPRRLKDISERLLLSLEAKCLNHFIVGNQRLPQDINLPPDVQMAEPPNLFYRLAMDPDAHSQGLSEYLDLQRRISAILKPDD; from the coding sequence ATGGATGCAGAAGTATTCCTCTTCGTGCTCTTGAAAAGTCTCATCCTGTATCCGCCACCCGTGGGGGACGGTTTGGATGAGGAAACACATCTGCGCATGGAAGTGCGCGCAATGCACCTGGAATGGGAGAGGCTTcggctggagcaggaggtggagcagctctcccaggagaAGGTGCAGGTCTTGCAGCTCTTAGCTCTTGCTGTGCTCCTGGTCCTTCTCTTGGTCCTGTGGTTGATTGGGTGGAAAAGCAGcctgaggagagaggagaatgaagaagaaaacCATGGTGTAAATGAAGAGGAAGTTGGTAATGTTGCTGCAAATGAAGACGACAATGTGGGAAATGAAGTTGTCAATGAGGCTGCAATTGCAGAAAACAACAATGATGTTGCAAATGTAGTCCAAGAAGAAGACAGCGATTTTGACGATGGTGCTGGACAAATTATAATGGAGCGCACACGGTGGATTGTACAGGACCTACGGGCAGGCTGCGAGCGGACATCTGACCTGGAAAATTATAAGATTTATGTTGGACATGACCTGTCCAACAGTTCCTACCCAGTCCTGCAACGAGCCATCGGGGTGGGCAGTGCCTTTGAAGGTTGGAGTCCTCGTGAGGAGGATGTCGTGCACCGTATGTTCATCCCCATGACTCCTCCCCGAGGCCACAGCTTCCACCTGGAGCTGgacagtgcagggctggggcacgtGAGGAACTTCCGTGTCCGCGTGCAGCTGGAGTGCACCTGAacgaggcagcagcaggatgagaaCATGCTGTGCTTCCTGCACCACCCCgaggaggagctgaggaggaATCAGGGTCCCAGCCTCCTAGACACCCTGTGCACCGGCTCCTACCTGGACGTGCAGAAAACTGCCCGCTGGTTCCGGCAACTGGTGAAAGCAATCTGGCCAGCTTTGCCTCAGGCACACAACTGGCATTTAATGCTGCTGCCATCCACACGCTCCTGCCAATTCAAAGTGAGCAACGGAGAAGCAAGCTTCAGGATTGAGATGCTGTTTGGAGTGCGGAGAGGTGACTCAGACGTCTTTGTGAGCAGCCAGCCAGGATGTGCTGGAACCCCAAGCACTCTGTGGCCTGAGACCTATGATGTGGCAGAGATGAAGTTCTTCAAGCACATTGCCAGGCAGGCCCCCTTTGACAGCTTGCACCTGAGATGCCTGCAGCTCTTCTGCCGTCTTCTGCTGGGCATAGACTTTTCCACCTACACCATGAAGACCATTGTCATGCACCTCCTGAACACCGTCCCTGCGTCTCAGTGGTGCAGGAGACATTTCCCGAGGCGACTGAAGGATATCAGCGAGCGACTGCTCCTATCCCTGGAAGCGAAATGCCTCAACCACTTCATTGTGGGTAACCAGAGGCTTCCTCAGGACATCAATTTGCCCCCTGATGTTCAAATGGCTGAGCCACCCAACCTCTTCTATCGCCTAGCGATGGATCCGGATGCCCACTCGCAGGGGCTAAGCGAGTACCTGGATCTGCAACGTCGAATTTCAGCGATCCTGAAGCCTGACGATTGA